In a single window of the Acinetobacter sp. CS-2 genome:
- a CDS encoding GNAT family N-acetyltransferase: MTSARLIVSFNQIIINAGKIMIRVAKLKDGAEIQQLIQPYIADFAMNAEGEQKFSRAALEDLLQQAAVHYFVYERADRLIAVIAYREPAHILHFFVDRAYQGQGIGRMLWNHLLQQFEFGNRPQFSVNSSCYAVPIYQKFGFQCISDICEYSGLRFIKMIHIESEIT, from the coding sequence TTGACATCAGCAAGGCTTATTGTCAGTTTTAATCAAATAATAATAAATGCAGGAAAAATCATGATTAGAGTAGCCAAATTAAAAGATGGTGCAGAGATACAGCAGCTGATTCAACCTTATATTGCTGATTTTGCAATGAATGCAGAAGGCGAGCAGAAATTTAGTCGGGCTGCTTTAGAAGATTTATTGCAACAAGCAGCAGTTCATTATTTTGTTTATGAAAGAGCTGACAGACTGATTGCAGTGATTGCTTATAGAGAACCAGCGCACATCCTCCATTTTTTTGTAGATCGAGCTTATCAGGGGCAGGGGATTGGGCGAATGTTATGGAATCATCTGTTACAGCAATTTGAATTTGGGAATAGGCCACAATTTAGTGTCAATTCGAGTTGCTATGCTGTGCCCATCTATCAAAAATTTGGTTTTCAATGTATTTCGGATATTTGTGAATATAGCGGTTTGCGTTTTATTAAAATGATTCATATTGAATCGGAGATTACATAA
- the metX gene encoding homoserine O-succinyltransferase MetX, which translates to MSFPADSVGLVTPQKFIFEEPLELECDRILPRFELMVETYGELNADKSNAILICHALSGHHHAAGYHHEDDRKPGWWDACIGPCKAIDTSKFFVVALNNIGGCSGSTGPISPNPENDNRPYGPDFPLVTVRDWVKTQALLSDRMGIDVWYAIIGGSLGGMQALQWSVDYPERLKKCVIIASAPKLSAQNIAFNEVARQSILSDPDFHNGRYLENDSYPKRGLILARMVGHITYLSEEAMKQKFGRDLKSGKFMYGFDVEFQVESYLRYQGEQFSRNFDANTYLIMTKALDYFDPSREYEQSLKKAMANTQCKFLVVSFTTDWRFTPQRSQEIVDALISNHKPVSYVDIDAEQGHDSFLFPIPLYVKSLRAFLGGAEHLEATPKETV; encoded by the coding sequence GTGTCTTTTCCAGCTGACTCAGTGGGCTTAGTTACCCCGCAAAAGTTTATTTTCGAAGAGCCGTTAGAGCTCGAATGTGACCGAATTCTTCCACGTTTTGAGCTCATGGTCGAAACTTATGGCGAACTCAATGCCGACAAATCCAATGCCATTCTGATTTGTCATGCCTTGTCTGGCCATCACCATGCGGCAGGTTATCATCATGAAGATGACCGCAAACCGGGTTGGTGGGATGCATGTATTGGACCATGTAAAGCCATTGATACCTCTAAATTCTTTGTCGTCGCCCTGAATAATATTGGCGGTTGCAGCGGTTCAACCGGCCCGATTTCGCCCAATCCGGAAAATGACAACCGTCCTTATGGACCGGATTTTCCTCTGGTCACCGTGCGTGACTGGGTCAAAACCCAGGCCCTGCTCTCTGACCGTATGGGCATTGATGTCTGGTATGCCATTATTGGCGGTTCTCTGGGCGGCATGCAGGCTTTGCAATGGTCGGTGGATTATCCAGAGCGTTTAAAAAAATGCGTGATCATTGCCAGTGCTCCAAAACTATCGGCACAGAATATTGCCTTTAACGAAGTGGCACGTCAGTCAATTCTGTCTGATCCCGACTTCCATAATGGTCGTTATCTGGAAAATGACAGCTATCCTAAACGCGGGCTGATTCTGGCACGTATGGTCGGTCATATTACCTATCTGTCTGAAGAAGCCATGAAACAGAAATTTGGCCGTGACTTGAAGTCGGGTAAATTTATGTACGGTTTTGACGTTGAGTTCCAGGTCGAAAGTTATTTGCGTTATCAGGGCGAGCAGTTCAGCCGTAACTTTGATGCCAACACTTACCTGATTATGACCAAGGCGCTGGACTACTTTGACCCATCACGCGAGTATGAGCAGTCATTGAAAAAAGCCATGGCCAATACCCAATGCAAGTTTCTGGTGGTGTCCTTTACCACCGACTGGCGTTTTACCCCACAGCGTTCACAAGAAATTGTCGATGCACTGATCAGCAACCATAAACCTGTCAGCTATGTCGATATTGATGCAGAACAGGGTCACGACTCGTTCCTGTTCCCGATTCCGCTTTACGTTAAATCATTACGTGCATTTTTAGGTGGTGCAGAACACCTCGAAGCCACACCTAAGGAGACTGTGTAA
- the leuA gene encoding 2-isopropylmalate synthase has translation MMLADPSKKYRRMYQRVDLPDRQWPNNEITKAPIWMSTDLRDGNQAIFEPMDMDQKFKMFQMLVKIGFKHIEIGFPSASQIDFDFTRKLIEEGHIPDDVYIEVLVQARDHLIQRTFESLVGAKRAIVHIYNSNSPTFRQKVLNVDVEGARQLAINAAQKVKQYAAQYPETEFVFQYSPECFSATELEVAKAACDAVTEIWEASPENKVILNLPATVEVSSPNIYADQVEWMHRNIERRDGVIISVHCHNDRGCGIAATELAIMAGADRVEGCVFGNGERTGNVDVAAVALNMYTQGVAPHLDFSNINEIIATVEECTGLPVHPRHPYAGDLVFTAFSGSHQDAIKKGFEFQKNEEIWDMPYLPIDPKDLGRDYDAVIRVNSQSGKGGIAYLLESNYNVVLPRRLQIEFSQVVQQVTDEQAKEVSAQDIWALFKDTYVAVKDSHYSAKNYKLSDENGNQVIELDIEVNGEVQHLRGEGNGPISAILNALQLPIDVLNYEERSIGSGANAKALALVELQVKGAGKSAFGAGVHDNIVTSSIEAIIACTNRLIDQGVLSTDQVIAAAV, from the coding sequence ATGATGTTGGCTGATCCAAGTAAAAAATATCGTCGCATGTACCAGCGTGTCGACTTGCCAGACCGTCAATGGCCAAATAACGAAATTACCAAAGCGCCAATTTGGATGAGTACCGACTTACGTGATGGTAACCAAGCCATTTTTGAACCGATGGATATGGATCAAAAATTCAAGATGTTCCAGATGTTGGTGAAAATTGGTTTCAAGCATATTGAAATTGGCTTCCCGTCTGCATCGCAAATTGACTTTGACTTCACCCGCAAATTGATTGAAGAAGGTCATATTCCGGATGATGTGTACATTGAAGTTTTAGTGCAGGCGCGTGATCACTTGATTCAGCGTACTTTCGAATCCTTGGTCGGTGCAAAACGTGCCATCGTGCATATCTACAACTCAAACTCTCCGACTTTCCGTCAAAAAGTTTTGAATGTGGATGTGGAAGGTGCACGTCAGTTAGCAATTAATGCTGCTCAAAAAGTGAAACAATACGCAGCACAATATCCTGAAACTGAATTTGTATTCCAGTACAGTCCAGAATGTTTCTCTGCAACCGAATTGGAAGTGGCGAAAGCGGCCTGTGATGCCGTGACTGAAATCTGGGAAGCATCACCTGAAAATAAAGTGATTTTAAACTTACCTGCAACAGTAGAGGTATCTAGCCCGAATATCTATGCCGACCAGGTGGAGTGGATGCACCGCAATATCGAGCGTCGTGATGGTGTGATTATTTCCGTACACTGCCACAATGACCGTGGTTGTGGTATCGCAGCGACTGAATTGGCGATTATGGCGGGTGCAGACCGTGTCGAAGGTTGTGTCTTTGGCAATGGCGAACGTACCGGTAACGTCGATGTGGCAGCTGTGGCCTTGAACATGTATACCCAGGGTGTTGCACCGCACCTAGATTTCTCCAACATTAACGAAATTATTGCCACTGTTGAAGAATGCACAGGCTTGCCAGTTCACCCTCGCCATCCATATGCAGGCGACTTGGTGTTCACTGCATTCTCCGGTTCACATCAGGATGCCATCAAGAAAGGTTTTGAATTCCAGAAAAATGAAGAAATCTGGGATATGCCTTACTTGCCAATCGATCCTAAAGACTTGGGCCGTGATTACGATGCCGTGATTCGTGTCAACTCACAATCTGGTAAAGGCGGTATTGCCTACTTGTTAGAATCCAATTACAACGTGGTGTTGCCGCGTCGTTTACAGATTGAATTTTCGCAAGTGGTTCAACAGGTGACTGACGAGCAAGCCAAAGAAGTTTCTGCACAAGACATATGGGCATTGTTTAAAGATACTTATGTGGCCGTGAAAGATTCCCATTACTCTGCCAAAAACTACAAATTGTCCGATGAAAATGGCAATCAAGTCATTGAGTTAGATATTGAAGTAAACGGCGAAGTTCAGCACTTGCGTGGTGAAGGCAATGGACCGATTTCTGCCATCTTGAATGCATTACAGTTGCCAATTGATGTGTTGAACTATGAAGAACGCAGTATCGGTTCTGGTGCAAATGCCAAAGCCTTGGCCTTGGTTGAGCTTCAGGTCAAAGGTGCCGGTAAATCAGCCTTTGGTGCTGGAGTGCATGACAACATCGTGACCTCATCTATCGAAGCGATTATTGCCTGCACCAACCGCTTGATTGACCAGGGTGTATTAAGTACCGATCAGGTCATTGCTGCTGCAGTATAA
- the tatB gene encoding Sec-independent protein translocase protein TatB, producing the protein MLNIGMTELLCFAIIALLVLGPEKLPEAARFAAKWYGKAKRFIHSVQTEVDRELKLSEFREEIQKEIDRMTEIEQRLQKQLDHLTQSTQQEKTQEPSSPRYTWLSPCRLTPFSANFVQLHGADAVKVSRSYLPSTLKIAV; encoded by the coding sequence ATGCTAAATATCGGTATGACTGAACTGCTGTGCTTTGCCATTATTGCACTGCTGGTTTTGGGTCCTGAAAAACTGCCCGAAGCTGCGCGTTTTGCCGCGAAATGGTATGGTAAAGCAAAGCGCTTTATTCATAGTGTGCAAACCGAAGTCGATCGGGAACTGAAACTTTCAGAGTTTCGTGAAGAAATTCAGAAAGAAATTGACCGCATGACAGAAATAGAACAACGCTTGCAAAAGCAGCTGGATCATTTAACCCAGTCAACACAACAAGAAAAGACTCAAGAGCCATCTTCCCCCCGTTATACCTGGCTCAGTCCGTGTCGTTTGACACCCTTTTCAGCGAATTTTGTTCAGTTACATGGCGCTGATGCAGTCAAGGTTTCACGCTCTTATCTCCCCTCTACATTGAAGATTGCCGTATGA
- a CDS encoding permease: MALILPLISFLAGYWGVHVLKPIRPLLAALLARLFIPLLIIYNMVFYKEGSLWLICFSLFSSIIFFSGFYYFQQDKLRALCFSYLNGAWLGLPFALAIFGPEASSTIVALYIGGSLFGNICAVMAVSETRQDRGFIIKNVMLSPPVIALTTAAVLSFWDFSSYESHPVIQLIYQANKVLVTFAGMCVLGMWLSKVRIGWSDLKRSLLIISSRMLLSVLLCAAAYLFLPIPHQILTYAVMLMFFLLPPAANIVALETHYQGTGYSAKYIASGTVASAILIGIYGLVLHSFVPNL, translated from the coding sequence ATGGCACTGATTCTTCCTCTTATTTCTTTTCTTGCCGGATATTGGGGAGTGCATGTTTTAAAGCCGATCCGGCCATTACTGGCAGCTTTGCTGGCTCGTCTCTTTATACCGCTGCTGATCATTTACAATATGGTGTTTTATAAAGAAGGCAGTCTGTGGCTGATCTGTTTCAGCTTGTTCAGTTCGATTATTTTCTTCAGTGGTTTTTATTATTTTCAACAAGACAAATTACGTGCCCTGTGTTTTAGTTATTTGAATGGTGCATGGCTAGGTCTGCCTTTTGCTTTAGCCATCTTTGGACCGGAAGCCAGCAGCACCATTGTGGCCTTATATATCGGCGGTTCTTTGTTTGGCAATATCTGTGCAGTGATGGCGGTGAGTGAAACCCGGCAGGATAGGGGATTTATTATTAAAAATGTAATGCTTTCGCCCCCTGTCATTGCCTTGACCACGGCTGCTGTTTTGTCATTCTGGGACTTTAGCAGCTACGAATCTCATCCCGTAATACAGCTGATTTACCAGGCCAATAAAGTCTTGGTGACCTTTGCCGGTATGTGTGTTTTGGGTATGTGGCTGAGTAAGGTCAGGATTGGCTGGAGTGATTTGAAACGTAGCTTATTGATCATCAGTAGCCGTATGTTATTGTCTGTTTTATTGTGTGCAGCAGCTTATCTGTTTTTGCCTATTCCGCATCAAATACTGACCTATGCCGTTATGTTGATGTTCTTTCTATTGCCGCCGGCGGCCAATATTGTAGCGCTAGAAACGCATTATCAGGGGACGGGTTATTCAGCAAAATATATTGCGTCGGGTACTGTGGCCAGTGCGATATTGATTGGGATTTATGGATTAGTGTTGCATAGTTTCGTGCCGAATCTATGA
- a CDS encoding tetratricopeptide repeat protein, whose product MKKILLSTLLAGLFSIQAHAEYVAPTASVSSQAAQYSVMDINNLTKAAKAGQPAAQFYLGTKYQYGKDVQRDEQQAFSWYKAAADQGLTAAQLNVGRMLADGIGTKKDEALARKYFEKAASRGDNRASFNLAMMEEQKKNYVGAYQWYELSTRDGMLDNKVISLSEGKKTALAANLSQEQIRQARDRADKWIQAQ is encoded by the coding sequence ATGAAAAAAATATTATTAAGCACACTATTGGCTGGACTGTTTAGCATTCAAGCCCATGCAGAATATGTTGCACCTACGGCATCGGTTTCGAGCCAGGCTGCGCAATATTCAGTTATGGATATCAACAATCTGACCAAAGCTGCCAAAGCCGGTCAACCCGCTGCACAATTCTATCTTGGTACCAAATATCAATACGGCAAGGATGTTCAGAGAGATGAGCAGCAAGCTTTTTCCTGGTACAAAGCTGCTGCCGATCAAGGTCTGACTGCTGCACAATTGAATGTCGGTCGCATGCTGGCTGATGGTATTGGCACCAAAAAAGATGAAGCTTTGGCACGTAAATATTTTGAAAAAGCAGCAAGCCGTGGCGATAACCGTGCCAGCTTTAACTTGGCGATGATGGAAGAACAAAAGAAAAACTATGTTGGCGCATATCAGTGGTATGAATTGTCTACCCGTGACGGTATGCTCGACAATAAAGTGATTTCACTGTCTGAAGGTAAGAAAACCGCTTTGGCTGCCAACTTGAGCCAAGAACAGATTCGTCAGGCACGTGACCGTGCGGACAAGTGGATTCAGGCACAGTAA
- the metW gene encoding methionine biosynthesis protein MetW: MRIDHQLAEKWIKPDSSVLDLGCGDGELLAHMSKKHNIRAYGLEIDQEKIAIAVSRGLNIIQQDLNLGLSRFADQSFDYVVMAQALQAVDAPDVLLRDMVRVGKQAIITFPNFAHWKTRSFLALKGRMPVSEALPYMWYNTPNIHLCTFRDFEALCAENDIRIINRLAVNGDQQGSLLSKHIPNLFGEVAIYRVSAL, encoded by the coding sequence ATGCGTATCGATCATCAACTGGCAGAAAAATGGATTAAGCCCGATTCCAGCGTACTGGATTTAGGCTGTGGCGATGGCGAACTGCTGGCCCATATGAGCAAAAAGCACAATATTCGTGCATATGGCCTAGAAATTGATCAGGAAAAGATTGCAATTGCGGTAAGTCGGGGGTTAAATATTATCCAACAAGACTTAAACCTCGGTTTAAGCCGCTTTGCAGACCAGTCCTTCGACTATGTGGTGATGGCACAGGCCTTGCAAGCTGTAGATGCACCAGACGTATTATTGCGTGATATGGTGCGTGTGGGGAAACAGGCGATTATCACCTTTCCTAACTTTGCCCACTGGAAGACCCGGTCTTTCTTGGCATTAAAAGGAAGGATGCCGGTTTCGGAAGCTTTACCGTATATGTGGTATAACACGCCAAATATTCATTTATGTACTTTCCGTGATTTTGAAGCACTGTGTGCGGAAAATGATATCCGGATTATTAATCGACTTGCCGTGAATGGGGATCAGCAAGGTAGTTTACTCAGTAAACATATCCCGAATCTGTTTGGTGAAGTCGCTATTTATCGAGTGAGCGCACTATGA
- the tatA gene encoding Sec-independent protein translocase subunit TatA — translation MAGLSIWHVVIFAIVVILLFGTSKLKNLGKDVGGAVKDFKKSIKDDDAEHAQLQEPRTIDAQVKNTENTVKS, via the coding sequence ATGGCAGGATTATCAATTTGGCACGTTGTCATTTTTGCAATTGTAGTGATTTTATTGTTTGGCACATCCAAACTGAAAAATCTGGGTAAAGATGTCGGTGGTGCCGTTAAGGATTTTAAAAAATCGATTAAAGATGATGATGCTGAACATGCTCAACTGCAAGAGCCCCGCACCATTGATGCTCAGGTTAAAAACACTGAAAATACTGTAAAAAGCTAA
- the rdgB gene encoding RdgB/HAM1 family non-canonical purine NTP pyrophosphatase gives MASQDWLSQGTLVLASNNKGKIAEFEKMFAELNLPVEVIPQGKLNIEDAIEDGLSFVENAIIKARHASKISGKPAIADDSGICVPVLGGAPGIYSARFAGEHGNDAANNEKLLTRLKPLRKEGETIEGMFVCVLALVQHAEDPLPQIFQGIWTGEVLEAPRGKNGFGYDPLFWLPELGISSAEMSKEDKNKISHRGQAMQLFKASLEK, from the coding sequence ATGGCATCTCAAGATTGGTTATCGCAAGGAACACTGGTACTGGCAAGCAACAACAAAGGAAAAATTGCCGAATTTGAAAAAATGTTTGCAGAGTTAAATCTACCTGTTGAAGTGATTCCTCAAGGCAAACTGAATATTGAAGATGCGATTGAAGATGGTTTGAGCTTTGTTGAAAATGCCATTATTAAAGCCCGTCATGCATCTAAAATTTCAGGCAAACCGGCGATTGCCGATGATTCTGGAATTTGTGTTCCAGTCCTCGGTGGTGCGCCGGGCATTTATTCTGCACGCTTTGCCGGTGAACATGGCAATGATGCCGCAAACAATGAAAAGCTCTTAACCCGACTTAAACCGCTGCGTAAAGAAGGCGAAACTATTGAAGGCATGTTTGTCTGCGTGCTTGCCCTGGTTCAACATGCTGAAGATCCGCTGCCTCAAATTTTTCAAGGCATCTGGACAGGTGAAGTGCTGGAAGCGCCTCGTGGCAAAAACGGTTTTGGTTATGACCCGCTATTCTGGTTGCCTGAACTGGGTATTTCTAGTGCAGAGATGAGTAAGGAAGATAAAAATAAAATCAGCCATCGTGGTCAGGCGATGCAGTTGTTTAAAGCGAGCCTAGAGAAGTAA
- the tatC gene encoding twin-arginine translocase subunit TatC has translation MSQSQLPAAEVKSETENLEQMPVMQHLIVLRQYLFKIVAITLLLFFCLLPFRNYTYQLLSEPLRQQLPVSSTMIATDVTATFMAPFKLNLFVALMLAIPLIIYFLWSFVRPALYEKERHLAIPLLAGSISLFYLGIAFAYFITLPAILHFFISVSPESVAPMTDINSYLGFCLKLFLVFGLTFEIPIITLVLILIGVVSTQSLAEKRRFIVVGCFFVAMFVTPPDALSMVMLAIPMWLLFEIGLFLGKMLEKRHAFKP, from the coding sequence ATGAGCCAAAGTCAATTGCCTGCTGCTGAAGTCAAATCAGAGACTGAAAATCTAGAACAAATGCCTGTGATGCAGCATTTAATCGTTCTGCGTCAGTATCTATTTAAAATCGTTGCTATTACCCTGCTGCTGTTTTTCTGCTTATTGCCATTTCGCAATTATACTTATCAGCTTTTGTCAGAACCGCTCAGACAACAACTGCCTGTCAGTTCCACCATGATTGCCACCGATGTTACTGCAACCTTTATGGCACCGTTTAAGCTGAACTTATTTGTGGCCTTGATGCTGGCGATACCGCTCATCATATACTTCCTATGGTCATTTGTACGCCCGGCCCTGTATGAAAAAGAGCGTCACCTCGCTATTCCACTTTTAGCTGGTAGTATTTCTTTATTTTACTTAGGCATAGCTTTTGCCTACTTCATTACCTTGCCGGCAATTTTGCATTTCTTTATCAGTGTGTCGCCGGAGAGCGTTGCACCAATGACCGACATCAACAGTTATTTAGGCTTTTGTTTAAAACTGTTTTTGGTGTTTGGATTAACCTTTGAAATTCCAATTATCACTTTAGTCCTGATTCTGATTGGTGTGGTCAGCACGCAAAGTCTGGCAGAAAAACGCCGCTTCATTGTGGTGGGCTGTTTCTTTGTCGCCATGTTTGTGACGCCACCGGATGCACTTTCCATGGTGATGCTTGCCATTCCCATGTGGTTATTATTTGAAATAGGATTATTTCTTGGAAAGATGTTAGAAAAGCGCCATGCATTCAAACCATAA